One Oncorhynchus keta strain PuntledgeMale-10-30-2019 chromosome 22, Oket_V2, whole genome shotgun sequence DNA window includes the following coding sequences:
- the LOC127910818 gene encoding adhesive plaque matrix protein-like translates to MNPEVSHLHLMNPEVSHPHLMNPEVSHPHLMNPEVSHLHLMNPEVSHLHLMNPEVSHLHLMNPEVSHLHLMNPEVSHLHLMNPEVSHLHLMNPEVSHLHLMNPEVSHLHLMNPEVSHFHLMNPEVSHPHLMNPEVSHLHLMNPEVSHLHLMNPEVSHLHLMNPEVSHLHLMNPEVSHLHLMNPEVSHLHLMNPEVSHLHLMNPEVSHLHLMNPEVSHLHLMNPEISHPHLMNPEISHPHLMNPEISHPHLMNPEVSHLHLMNPEISHPHLMNPEVSHLHLMNPEVSHFHLMNPEVSHPHLMNPEVSHPHLMNPEVSHPHLMNPEVSHPHLMNPEVSHPHLMNPEVSHLHLMNPEVSHLHLMNPEVSHLHLMNPEVSHLHLMNPEVSHLHLMNPEVSHLHLMNPEVSHLHLMNPEISHPHLMNPEISHPHLMNPEISHPHLMNPEVSHLHLMNPEISHPHLMNPEVSHLHLMNPEVSHFHLMNPEVSHPHLMNPEVSHPHLMNPEVSHPHLMNPEVSHPHLMNPEVSHPHLMNPEVSHLHLMNPEVSHLHLMNPEVSHLHLMNPEVSHLHLMNPEVSHLHLMNPEVSHLHLMNPEVSHLHLMNPEVSHPHLMNPEISHPHLMNPEISHPHLMNPEISHPHLMNPEISHPHLMNPEISHPHLMNPEVSHPHLFSEGSPRAVCIKTLIHLKGKTGPGSAPT, encoded by the coding sequence ATGAACCCAGAGGTCAGTCACCTTCACCTGATGAACCCAGAGGTCAGTCACCCTCACCTGATGAACCCAGAGGTCAGTCACCCTCACCTGATGAACCCAGAGGTCAGTCACCTTCACCTGATGAACCCAGAGGTCAGTCACCTTCACCTGATGAACCCAGAGGTCAGTCACCTTCACCTGATGAACCCAGAGGTCAGTCACCTTCACCTGATGAACCCAGAGGTCAGTCACCTTCACCTGATGAACCCAGAGGTCAGTCACCTTCACCTGATGAACCCAGAGGTCAGTCACCTTCACCTGATGAACCCAGAGGTCAGTCACCTTCACCTGATGAACCCAGAGGTCAGTCACTTTCACCTGATGAACCCAGAGGTCAGTCACCCTCACCTGATGAACCCAGAGGTCAGTCACCTTCACCTGATGAACCCAGAGGTCAGTCACCTTCACCTGATGAACCCAGAGGTCAGTCACCTTCACCTGATGAACCCAGAGGTCAGTCACCTTCACCTGATGAACCCAGAGGTCAGTCACCTTCACCTGATGAACCCAGAGGTCAGTCACCTTCACCTGATGAACCCAGAGGTCAGTCACCTTCACCTGATGAACCCAGAGGTCAGTCACCTTCACCTGATGAACCCAGAGGTCAGTCACCTTCACCTGATGAACCCAGAGATCAGTCACCCTCACCTGATGAACCCAGAGATCAGTCACCCTCACCTGATGAACCCAGAGATCAGTCACCCTCACCTGATGAACCCAGAGGTCAGTCACCTTCACCTGATGAACCCAGAGATCAGTCACCCTCACCTGATGAACCCAGAGGTCAGTCACCTTCACCTGATGAACCCAGAGGTCAGTCACTTTCACCTGATGAACCCAGAGGTCAGTCACCCTCACCTGATGAACCCAGAGGTCAGTCACCCTCACCTGATGAACCCAGAGGTCAGTCACCCTCACCTGATGAACCCAGAGGTCAGTCACCCTCACCTGATGAACCCAGAGGTCAGTCACCCTCACTTGATGAACCCAGAGGTCAGTCACCTTCACCTGATGAACCCAGAGGTCAGTCACCTTCACCTGATGAACCCAGAGGTCAGTCACCTTCACCTGATGAACCCAGAGGTCAGTCACCTTCACCTGATGAACCCAGAGGTCAGTCACCTTCACCTGATGAACCCAGAGGTCAGTCACCTTCACCTGATGAACCCAGAGGTCAGTCACCTTCACCTGATGAACCCAGAGATCAGTCACCCTCACCTGATGAACCCAGAGATCAGTCACCCTCACCTGATGAACCCAGAGATCAGTCACCCTCACCTGATGAACCCAGAGGTCAGTCACCTTCACCTGATGAACCCAGAGATCAGTCACCCTCACCTGATGAACCCAGAGGTCAGTCACCTTCACCTGATGAACCCAGAGGTCAGTCACTTTCACCTGATGAACCCAGAGGTCAGTCACCCTCACCTGATGAACCCAGAGGTCAGTCACCCTCACCTGATGAACCCAGAGGTCAGTCACCCTCACCTGATGAACCCAGAGGTCAGTCACCCTCACCTGATGAACCCAGAGGTCAGTCACCCTCACTTGATGAACCCAGAGGTCAGTCACCTTCACCTGATGAACCCAGAGGTCAGTCACCTTCACCTGATGAACCCAGAGGTCAGTCACCTTCACCTGATGAACCCAGAGGTCAGTCACCTTCACCTGATGAACCCAGAGGTCAGTCACCTTCACCTGATGAACCCAGAGGTCAGTCACCTTCACCTGATGAACCCAGAGGTCAGTCACCTTCACCTGATGAACCCAGAGGTCAGTCACCCTCACCTGATGAACCCAGAGATCAGTCACCCTCACCTGATGAACCCAGAGATCAGTCACCCTCACCTGATGAACCCAGAGATCAGTCACCCTCACCTGATGAACCCAGAGATCAGTCACCCTCACCTGATGAACCCAGAGATCAGTCACCCTCACCTGATGAACCCAGAGGTCAGTCACCCTCACCTGTTTAGTGAAGGGTCTCCTAGGGCTGTATGTAtcaagactctgatccatctaaAAGGCAAAACAGGCCCTGGATCAGCTCCTACTTAG